In the Candidatus Delongbacteria bacterium genome, GCGGCACGCCGAAGCGATCCAGGTCTATCGCACGCTGCTGGGTCTTGAAGGGCTGGCCACTCCCTATCGCCTGAACGCCCTGCTCAACTATGGCCTGATTTCGCTGCTGCTGGATGACCCGGAACTCAGCGATCACTGCCTGGCCCAGTACCGGCTGGAAGCGGATCACGAAGCGGCCATCGCAAGAGCCTGGCAGGGTGTGGTGCGCGTGATGACCGGCGATCCGGGTGGCTGGCAGGACCTGCAGGCCGCCAGATCCATGGCGGAATGCGAACTGGCCGTCAGCCAGATCGCGGGTCTGTGCTGTCTGAAAGCAAACCGGGCCTCGATGGCGGCCGAACTCTATGGCGACGATCCGGGCGTGAGTGACTGTCGCTCCGAATACCTGCTGATCGCCCTGTTCTACCATTTCCAGGCCTCGCACCTCGAGCGAGCCCAGGCCTGCCTGGACCGTCTGGGGGAGCTCAGCTCCAGTCCTGAAATCACCCTCGCCCGCAATTACTTCGCTCTGCAGATGGCCTGGAACCGTGGAGACCGGGGTCCCGAGATCCTGCACCAGGCACGTGAACTGCAGGACCTTGTGGGCGACAGCTGCCCCGAGTACATGCAGCAGATTCCCGCCTTCTGCAACTCCATCGTGATGGCCCTGGGCACGGCACCGACCATGCTCGTCTCACGCCGTCACGGCATCGTGGGCGACTCGCTGCCGATCTTCAGCCTGCGGCGCTCCATCGACAAATACGCGCCGACCGAACTGAACGTGCTGGTACTGGGGGAATCGGGGACGGGCAAGGAGTTGGTGGCCCGTGCCCTGCATGCGGCCAGCAACCGGGCCAGCGGCCCCTTCGTGGCGGTCAACTGTTTCCATCTGGGCAGCAACCTGGCCGAGGCCAAGTTGTTCGGCTACCGCAAGGGCGCGTTCTCGGGGGCCACGGCGGACACACCGGGATTCGTGCAGAAGGCCAATGGCGGCACGCTGTTCCTGGACGAGATCGGCGAGCTGCCGCCGGAAACACAGGCCAACCTGTTCCGTTTCCTCGACAACGGCATCTTCTACCCGCTGGGTTCGGCCAACGAAGAACGCGCCAGCATTCGCGTGATCGCCGCCACCAACCAGGACCTGCGCGACAACACCGACTTCCGCCAGGAACTGTATCACCGCCTCAGTGGAGTGGTGCTGCGTCTGCCGCGGCTGGTCGAGCGCGAAGACGATCTGCGCAGCCTGAGCCAGTACCGGGTCACCGAGCTGAACTCACTGCACGGCAAGAGCAAGGTGATCTGCGAGGCGGCCATCCTCGAACTGTACAAGCACGCCTTCCCGGGCAATGTGCGCGAACTGTTCAATGTGATCACCCGGGCCTGGTACAACGCGGGTCACGAAATCCGTCCCGAGCATCTGGAACTGCTGGAGCCGGTGACGCTCAGGCACACGGCCTCCGATGAGTGGGCCCCGGATCTCGAGCGGGAGCAGCTGGACTTCGACGAGCTGACCGCGCGCTACGCCAGCCGTCTGGTGCGCGATGTGCACGACCGTCTGGGCGGCAAGGTCAAGGACACCGCCCGCCGCCTGAACATGAGCGAACGCAGCGTCTACCGCTGGATCAGCAAGCCCGAGGACGACAGCGCCACCGGTGACGCCGCCAGTCGCTGATCTTCGACTCGTCCTTCCCTCGCCCTGTCGCCTCCCTTCCCCAGAATGACGACACGCCCTCGAGGCGGACTCGAGGGCGTGTGATGTCGTGCCGTCGCGAAACCGTTTCCGGTCTCAGCTCTTGCGCGGCGTGTAATAGTGCGCGCTGTGTCCGAAGAAGACTTCGGCAGCTTCCATGGTGGTTTCGGAAAGGGTGGGATGGGCGTGGATCGTCTCGGCGATATCACGCACGGTGGCGCCCATCTCGATGGCCAGGGTTGCCTCGGCGATCATCTCGCCGGCATTCACGCCCACCAGGCCCACGCCCAGCACACGCTCGCTGGCCGGATCGATGATCAGTTTGCTCAGGCCGTCGGTGCGCTCGAGGGTCAGGGCACGACCGGAGGCGCCCCAGGGGAAGCGCGCCACCGTGACCTGCTGGCCCGTGCTGGCGGCCTGGTCTTCGGTGAGACCCACCCAGGCCAGTTCCGGATCGGTGAAGACCACGGCGGGAATCGCCAGCGGTTCGAAGCGCGCCTTGCCGCCGCAGATCACTTCCACGGCCACCCGGGCTTCGTGTGCCGCCTTGTGGGCCAGCATGGGGTCGCCCACCAGATCGCCGATGGCGAAGATCCGCGCATCGGCGGTGCGCAACTGCGTGTCCACTTCCACGAAACCACGCGCATTGACCGTGACGCCCGTGTGCTCCAGCCCCAGTCCCTGCGAGTTGGGCTTGCGGCCCACGGAGACCAGCACCCGGTCGAACACCAGTTTCTCTTCTGTGCCGTCCTCGGCCTGCAGCAGGGCTTCGATACCCGCGCGGGTTTCCTTGAGCCCGGCGACTCGGGTCTTGAAGCGCAGTTCGTGCATGCTTTCCTTGATGCGCTTCGAGAGCACGCGCACCAGGTCGCGGTCGGCGCCGGGAAGCAGGCCGTCGGTCATCTCGACCACGGTGACTTTGGAGCCCAGGGCCGCATAGACGCTGCCCAGTTCCAGTCCGATGTATCCACCGCCGATCACCAGCAGGCGGCGTGGCACACTTTCCAGCGCCAGCGCGGCCGTGGAATCCCAGACCTTGGGGGACTCCAGACTGAGCGCGGGAATGCTGGCCGGACGGGAGCCACTGGCCAGGATCACATGCTCGCAGTCACGCTGGCTCACGCTGCCGTCGGGGGCGGTCAACTCAAGCCGAGCGGACGCCACGAAACGCGCCTCGGCCTGGATGAACTCGACTCCCCGGCGCTGGCACTGGGTCGCCAGTCCTCCGGTAAGTTTGTCGACCACGCCCTGTTTCCAGTCGCGCATCCGGTCCAGGTTGACCCGGGGTTCGGCGAAGAGCAGGCCCATCTTCTCGGCCTCGCGCGTTTCGCCCAGCAGGGCAGCCACATGCAGCAGCGCCTTGGAGGGAATGCAGCCGCGGTGCAGGCAGACTCCGCCGGGCGTGGCCATCCGGTCGATCAGGGTGACCTTCAGCCCATGGCTGGCGGCCAGAAAAGCGGCCGCGTAGCCACCGGGCCCGCCGCCGATCACGGTCAGATGTGTTGCGCTCATGCCGCAGAATTCCTCGTTTGGCTCAACCTTCCAGTGCCAGCAGCAGCGGCTGCTCCAGGGCTTCGCAGATCCAGCGCAGGAAGCGCGCCGCATCGGCTCCGTCGATCACCCGGTGATCGTAGGACAGCGACAGCGGCAGCATGCGCCGGGGCACGAACCCGGTACCATCCCAGCGGGGCTCGATCTCGCCGCGTGAGACACCCAGGATCGCCACTTCGGGCCAGTTGACGATGGGCGAGAATCCCACTCCGCCAATGCCACCCAGATTGGAAATGGTGAAACTGCCGCCCGTGAGTTCTTCGGGTCCCGCCTTGCGCTCGCGCGCTTTGGCCGACAATTCGCCCAGTTCCACGCTGAGCCGCGTGATGTTCTTGGTGTCGGCATCGCGGATCACGGGCACCAGCAGGCCACGGGGAGTATCCACGGCCACGCCGATGTGCACGTTCTCGCGCTCGAGGATGCGCTCGCCGGCCATGTCCACCGCCACGTTGAACTGCGGATGACGGCGCAGGGCGGCCGCGGCCACCTTGAGCAGGATTCCGGTCATGGTCAGCTTGCCCCCGGCCTTCTCCACCCGCGGCGCCAGCTTGACGCGCAGGGTTTCCAGCTCGGTGATGTCCGCCTTGTCGTACTGGGTCACCTGGGGTACCGTGTTCCAGGTGGCGGCCATGTGCTGGGCCGTGGCCCGGCGCACATTGCTCATGGGCTGGGGTGTCACGTTGCCGAAACGCGACAGATCGGGAAGGTCCGCATGCCAGGGCAGATCCCCCACCACTCCGCTCGAAGCGGGTCTGTGTGTGCGGCCTTCGTTGAGCGACTTCACATGCCTGCGCACATCGTCAATGGAAATGCGGCCACCCACTCCGCTGCCCTGGACCGCGTGGATGTCCACGCCCAGTTCGCGGGCCTCGCGTCGCACCGAGGGCGCCGCAGGCGCCGCAAGGGCACGGGCAGGGGTCGCCTCCGGGTCGGGCACGAATTCTTCGGCAGTCTCGGCCGATTCCTTCTGCGAGGCAGGCACCTCAGTCTCCGTGGACCTGGGCGTCGCGGGCTTTTCGGCAGCCGCTTCGACCGCCGGAGTCTCGGCCGGTTTTTCCGGCGGTGCCTCAGCGGCCTTGTCCTTGGCCGCCAGTGCATCACCGGTATCCAGTCTGAGCAGAGTCTGACCGACGGGCACACGCTCGCCCGCCTTGACCAGGATCTCGGTCACGGTACCGGCCTTGCCGGCCGGCACCTCGATGACCGCCTTGTCGGTTTCGATTTCCACGATGGGGTCGTCGGCCGTGACACGGTCGCCAACGGCAACCAGCACGTTCACCAGCTCACCCGCCGTGATGTTCTCGCCCAGTTCGGGCAGAGGGATCTCGGTCGCCATGGGGCAGAGTCCTTATCGTGTGACCGGCGCGGGACGTTCGAGGTCCAGCTCCAGGTCCTTGACCAGCTTGTTCACCACGCTCACCCGCACCTTCTTCTGGCGGAAGAGTTCACTGATGGCCGCGAAGGCGATCCAGCGCCGGTCCACCTCGAAGAAGTCCCGCAGGGCCGCGCGGCCCTCGCTGCGGCCGAAACCGTCGGTCCCCAGCGAGACCATGCCTCCGGGCACCCAGCGCGCCACCAGATCGGGCAGGGCACTGATGTAATCGCTGGCGGCGATCACGGGACCCGGCTGATCCTTGAGGCAGCGCGTGATCCAGGCTTCGCGGTCCTTCTCGCCGGGGTGGAAGCGGTTGTGACGCTCCACCTCCAGGGCTTCGCGACGCAGTTCCTTGTAACTGGTCACGCTCCAGATGTCCGCTTCGACATCATAGCTGCGCAGCAGGTCGGCGGCGGCGATCGCTTCGTTGAGAATCGCCCCGCTGCCGAAGAGCTGTACACGTGCCTTGGCACCGGGATTCTCGGCGGCCCGGAAGAGATACATGCCGCGCAGGATGCCATCACGGGCGCCTTCGGGCATGGCCGGATGCACATAGTTCTCGTTGAGCACCGTGATGTAGTAGAAGATGTCTTCCTGGTTCTCGTACATCCGTTTGAGGCCGTCCTGGATGATCACGGCCAGCTCGTAGGCGAAGGCCGGGTCGTAACACATCAGGTTGGGAATCGGCAGGGCCTGGATGTGGCTGTTGCCGTCCTGATGCTGCAACCCTTCCCCGGCCAGGGTCGTGCGGCCGGAGGTGCCACCCAGCATGAAGCCCCGGGCGCGCATGTCCGCGGCGGCCCAGGCCAGGTCGCCGATGCGCTGGAAGCCGAACATGCTGTAGTAGATGTAGAACGGAATCGTGGTCTCGTTGTGGGTGGCATAGGAGGTGGCCGAGGCGATGAAACTGCTCATGGCGCCGGCTTCGGTGATGCCTTCCTCGAGAATCTGTCCGTCGGTGGCTTCCTTGTAATACAGCAGGCTCTGGGCGTCGACCGGCTCGTAGAGCTGGCCCACGTGAGAGTAGATGCCGCACTGGCGGAACAGCGATTCCATGCCGAAGGTGCGCGCCTCGTCGGGCACGATGGGCACCACCCGGCGTCCCACGTCCTTGTCCTTGAGCAGGGTGGTGAGAATGCGCACGAAAGCCATCGTGGTCGAGATCTCGCGCCCTTCGGTCCCGCGGTGGAATTCGGAAAAGTCCTTGTCGCCGGGCGGCTTGAGCCGCGGACTGGCGGACACGCGCGACGGCACGAAACCACCCAGACGCTCACGACGCTCCTTGACATACTTGATCATCGGACTGTCGGCGGGCGGACTGTAGAACGGCATCTTGGCCACGTGTTCGTCGGAGAGCGGAATCCCGAAGCGCGTGCGGAATTCCATCAGCTCGTTCTCGTTGAGCTTCTTCTGCTGGTGGGTGATGTTCTTGCCCTCGCCGGCCTCGCCCAGGCCGTAGCCCTTGACGGTCATGGCCAGCACCACGGTGGGCGCACCCTTGTGATTCACGGCGGCGTGGTAGGCCGCGTAGACCTTCTCGGGGTCATGGCCACCGCGTTTCATCCGGCCAAGCTGCTCGTCGCTGAGGTGTTCCACCATCTTCAGCAGGCGTGGGTCGCCGCCGAAGACCTGCTGGCGCACATAGGCCCCGCCTTCGGTGGACAGTTTCTGGTACTCCCCGTCGACGATCGAGGACAGACGCCGCACCAGCAGTCCATCGTGATCCTGGGCGAAGATGGGATCCCAATCGGAACTCCAGACCACCTTGATCACGTTCCAGCCGGCTCCGCGGAAGGCGGCTTCCAGCTCCTGGATGATCTGCCCGTTGCCGCGCACCGGGCCGTCCAGACGCTGCAGGTTGCAGTTGATCACGAAGGTCAGGTTGTCCAGCTTCTCGCGTGACGCCAGTGTGATCGCGCCCAGCGCCTCGGGTTCGTCGGTCTCGCCGTCGCCCAGGAAGGCCCAGACCCGCGAGGTGTTCTTCTTCAGCCCACGGTCTTCCAGATAGCGATTGAAACGCGCCTGGTAGATCGCCATGATCGGCCCCAGCCCCATCGAGACCGTGGGAAACTCCCAGAAGTCCGGCATCAGCCAGGGATGGGGATAGGAGGTGAGGCCGCCGCCCGGACGCAGGTCGTGGCGGAAGTTGTGCAGATGCTCCTCGCTGATCCGCCCTTCCAGGAAGGCACGCGCGTAGATGCCCGGAGAGGCGTGGCCCTGGAAGAAGATGATGTCCCCTTCCCGTTCCTTGCCTTTGCCCTTGAAGAAGTGATTGAAGCCCACTTCATAGAGGGTGGCGGCACTGGCGTAGGTGCTGATGTGTCCGCCGATGCCGGATTCTTCCCGGTTGGCGCGCACCACCATGGCCATCGCATTCCAGCGGATGATGCTCTTGATGCGCCGTTCCGTCTCACGGTTTCCCGGATAGGGCGGCTGGTCACGCGCGGGAATCGTGTTCGCCAGCGGTGTGCCCGCCGTGAACCGCATCTTCACCCGCTGACGGCGGGCATGGGTCTGCAGGCGCTGCAGCAGGTCAGCCGCACGCTGGGTGCCCCCGCTCTGGATGACATAGTCCAGGGAATCACACCACTCGCGCTCTTCCAGCTCATTGATCCGCTGGCGCTCTGGATCCTCGGGATTGATCATGGTTTTTCCTTGATGATGGTCTCAATGGGCGCGCGTGCGTGTCAAACCACCGCGCGCGGATGACTTCCGGCGAGCGTGCCCGGAACGACGCGCAACTTGTCAAAGCGAATCACAAAGTCAAACTCGGATTCTGTTCAATTATTGTTCGCGTACCGCAAATCATTCCTGCTATTAGTTTCGATACCTGCGGAAATTATTCAATAATGATTCATGTTCATACGCTTTAGTGACAATCAACGAAGAGTGAAGAATTCCTCCCCCAGCCCTCCCCGTGCCACCTGCCGCGCTGCGCTGGGCCGAATGAAAACGGCGATCCCGGCCCGCGGGCAGGGATCGCCGAGACGTCGAGTCGATCTTGGGTCAGCGAATGCTCATTCCGCCACCAGCACCAGCCGGGCGGGGCCGAGGCTGCCCACCGACCAGGTCTGATCACCGGAGCGGTAGCCGTCCAGCTTGCCTGCCAGCTCGCGGGCTTCCCCTTCCAGTTCCACATCCAGCCGGAAAGCGCCCTGGCTGAAACCGCGGTCGGTGACATGCTTTACCGAGTCAAGGCCTCGCAGGAAGGTCAGAAAGGCTTCCTGGTGCTTGAATCCCATGCCCTGGACTTCCAGTTCCACCCGCAGCGCCTGGGTCTGCAGGGCCGCCCATTGCTCAAGCACATCGCCGAGCACTTCGGTGGAGACGACCTCGGCTGCATCCTTGAGCGCATTGGCACCCGCGACCGAGGCGTTGATGTGGGCTTTCGAGGCGTCGGTCTGGTGCACCGCCAGCACCTGGCCGGTTTCGGTGCGATAGAGGCGTCCGCTGAGCACGGCCTGGACACTCTGGATTCCCGCACTGGCCAGAGCGGCGGGCGTCTGCCCGGGGCTGGCGGTGGCGCGACCGGCGAAGACCAGGTCCACCTGAGCGCTGCTGACGATGGAAGCCATCCGGTCGCGGTCGATCTGGCCGAAGGTTTCGATGATCGAGCGCGCGGCCGTCCAGTCCACCGCATTGCGGTCGACCACATCAAAACCCAGATCCAGCAGCTTGCTGGTCACGGCGGTTTCGGCCACCGTGGATTCGCTGTCGTCCAGGTTCTTCTCGGCCAGCAGCACCATCACGCGCGGTTTGTGCATCGCATCCAGCAGGATCCGGATGGCCATTTCGTCGGCGATCAGGGCGTCCACGATCTCGTTGACCTGGGCCCGGATCGTGAGCTCCCACTCGCCGCCCACCTGCTTCTCCTCCAGCACCTCATACCCACTGACGTAGCCCAGCGACTTGGTGAGGATCCTGTCGGAAACCATCGCGAAGTTCTGTACCAGGGTTTCGGAACCGATCACGATGCCCACCGTCTGCTCGACGGCATTGCGCATGGCATCCTTGAGAGCCAGTTCGTGGGTCTTGCCGTAACCGGTGACCTGAACTTTCTGGCTGGCCTGGGCAAAGAGCGACCCGCAACACAGCAGGCAGATCAGCAACAGGCGGAGGGCTGGTCGTATCATGCTCGCTCCCTTTCGTGGAGACCAATGGTCAAAGCCGCTTGAGCGGGCATCGGCCGTGTGCCGGCTTCCCGCAGGACCTCTAGAAGTAGAAGATGCTGCTCAGGGTAAGGCGATTGATCGTGTCCTTCGTGACCAGCCATTCGCTGCCAGAGGATTTGAAGGAGTTCTCGTAGTTGGAACTCGAGAAGGCCAGGTCGAAGGCCATCTTCTCGAAGATCAGTCCCGTGCCGAGAGCAAAACCGACGCCGTTGACCTGGGTGTAGGTGGTCTGCGACCCGACCTCGTCGCTGTCGGAGGTCAGGGTGGGCACGGTGCGGAAGCCGGCCCGCAAGGGAATCACGGCGAAGTCGGCGAGGAACAGGTACTCGCCGCCCAGCCTGAACTGGATCAGGTCCTGCTTGTGATCCGCCAGCGGTGCTTCGGCACCGTCGGTCTTGATCTTGCTGTCACCGTATTGACGGGCTTCCAGGTCCGCGGCCACGGTGAGGAATTCGCCAAAGCCCCAGGATGCGCCCACGCTGACCATCAGGGGCATGTCCACGGAAATCGTGCCACTGCTCTGATCGGAGTCGCTGTAATCCAGATCCAGCTGGAAGGGCGTGCGCAGATTCAGCCCGATCTTGAGGGGCATGGGGCTGCTGGCCAGCGAGAAGTCCATCAGGGCACCCAGATTGAAGTTCATTCCCGACGCATCGTAGGTGTAGGAGTACCCCGATTCGTAGACATTGAACCCATCGTCGTAATGACCGACCACGTCTCCCTCGATGCTGCCGGTCCAGACATTGGCCGCGAGGCCCAGGGAGAGGACGGGATTGAGATGGAACCCGATGCCCGGGGTGATGGTGTTCACGCCGCCGGTGCTCTTGTCGCTGTCGAGAATCGGATTGCCGTTGACGTCCGTGTAGCCACTCTGGGTCTGCTCATCGCCGAAGCCGTCCAGCTGGCTCTGCAGGGCCACGCCGGCCACGAGCTTGCGCCCGCCCATTTCAAAGGGGTGGACGTAGCTCAGAAAGTTGATCAGCGCATGGCTGTCGCTGGTTTCGCTGTCGTCAAGTCCAAGCGAATTCAGGTCGCTGCTCCAGTCGTAGGCCACCGTGTTGCCGATGCTGCGCATCACGATCGAGGCTTCCGGGCGCACCAGGGTGGCCAGTCCCGCAGGATTCCAGACCACCGAGGTGGCATCGTCGGCGATGCCGGTGAACGCCCCCGCCATGCCTTCGGCACGAGCGCCCGCGCCGGTGATGTTCCAGTCGATTCCGGCCATGGCGGTCTGACAGAGCAGCAGACTCGCCGCGCACAAAAGTTCTCGATTGCTGAAAGTCATCTGGTCCTCGCGTGTTGGGGGTGTGTCTCGTTTCCGGATCTGGCCGGAACGCTCATTTCGTGATCACCTTGTCACCGGTCTGGATTTCCAGCTCAGGATCGCCGATCGGTTTGGTGATGA is a window encoding:
- a CDS encoding sigma-54-dependent Fis family transcriptional regulator, whose translation is MAGLTAHYASLRAYKNGDFSGCLLSIDEDLRRSQAEDRQALLFFKANALYHLARHAEAIQVYRTLLGLEGLATPYRLNALLNYGLISLLLDDPELSDHCLAQYRLEADHEAAIARAWQGVVRVMTGDPGGWQDLQAARSMAECELAVSQIAGLCCLKANRASMAAELYGDDPGVSDCRSEYLLIALFYHFQASHLERAQACLDRLGELSSSPEITLARNYFALQMAWNRGDRGPEILHQARELQDLVGDSCPEYMQQIPAFCNSIVMALGTAPTMLVSRRHGIVGDSLPIFSLRRSIDKYAPTELNVLVLGESGTGKELVARALHAASNRASGPFVAVNCFHLGSNLAEAKLFGYRKGAFSGATADTPGFVQKANGGTLFLDEIGELPPETQANLFRFLDNGIFYPLGSANEERASIRVIAATNQDLRDNTDFRQELYHRLSGVVLRLPRLVEREDDLRSLSQYRVTELNSLHGKSKVICEAAILELYKHAFPGNVRELFNVITRAWYNAGHEIRPEHLELLEPVTLRHTASDEWAPDLEREQLDFDELTARYASRLVRDVHDRLGGKVKDTARRLNMSERSVYRWISKPEDDSATGDAASR
- the lpdA gene encoding dihydrolipoyl dehydrogenase, translated to MSATHLTVIGGGPGGYAAAFLAASHGLKVTLIDRMATPGGVCLHRGCIPSKALLHVAALLGETREAEKMGLLFAEPRVNLDRMRDWKQGVVDKLTGGLATQCQRRGVEFIQAEARFVASARLELTAPDGSVSQRDCEHVILASGSRPASIPALSLESPKVWDSTAALALESVPRRLLVIGGGYIGLELGSVYAALGSKVTVVEMTDGLLPGADRDLVRVLSKRIKESMHELRFKTRVAGLKETRAGIEALLQAEDGTEEKLVFDRVLVSVGRKPNSQGLGLEHTGVTVNARGFVEVDTQLRTADARIFAIGDLVGDPMLAHKAAHEARVAVEVICGGKARFEPLAIPAVVFTDPELAWVGLTEDQAASTGQQVTVARFPWGASGRALTLERTDGLSKLIIDPASERVLGVGLVGVNAGEMIAEATLAIEMGATVRDIAETIHAHPTLSETTMEAAEVFFGHSAHYYTPRKS
- a CDS encoding 2-oxo acid dehydrogenase subunit E2, with protein sequence MATEIPLPELGENITAGELVNVLVAVGDRVTADDPIVEIETDKAVIEVPAGKAGTVTEILVKAGERVPVGQTLLRLDTGDALAAKDKAAEAPPEKPAETPAVEAAAEKPATPRSTETEVPASQKESAETAEEFVPDPEATPARALAAPAAPSVRREARELGVDIHAVQGSGVGGRISIDDVRRHVKSLNEGRTHRPASSGVVGDLPWHADLPDLSRFGNVTPQPMSNVRRATAQHMAATWNTVPQVTQYDKADITELETLRVKLAPRVEKAGGKLTMTGILLKVAAAALRRHPQFNVAVDMAGERILERENVHIGVAVDTPRGLLVPVIRDADTKNITRLSVELGELSAKARERKAGPEELTGGSFTISNLGGIGGVGFSPIVNWPEVAILGVSRGEIEPRWDGTGFVPRRMLPLSLSYDHRVIDGADAARFLRWICEALEQPLLLALEG
- the aceE gene encoding pyruvate dehydrogenase (acetyl-transferring), homodimeric type encodes the protein MINPEDPERQRINELEEREWCDSLDYVIQSGGTQRAADLLQRLQTHARRQRVKMRFTAGTPLANTIPARDQPPYPGNRETERRIKSIIRWNAMAMVVRANREESGIGGHISTYASAATLYEVGFNHFFKGKGKEREGDIIFFQGHASPGIYARAFLEGRISEEHLHNFRHDLRPGGGLTSYPHPWLMPDFWEFPTVSMGLGPIMAIYQARFNRYLEDRGLKKNTSRVWAFLGDGETDEPEALGAITLASREKLDNLTFVINCNLQRLDGPVRGNGQIIQELEAAFRGAGWNVIKVVWSSDWDPIFAQDHDGLLVRRLSSIVDGEYQKLSTEGGAYVRQQVFGGDPRLLKMVEHLSDEQLGRMKRGGHDPEKVYAAYHAAVNHKGAPTVVLAMTVKGYGLGEAGEGKNITHQQKKLNENELMEFRTRFGIPLSDEHVAKMPFYSPPADSPMIKYVKERRERLGGFVPSRVSASPRLKPPGDKDFSEFHRGTEGREISTTMAFVRILTTLLKDKDVGRRVVPIVPDEARTFGMESLFRQCGIYSHVGQLYEPVDAQSLLYYKEATDGQILEEGITEAGAMSSFIASATSYATHNETTIPFYIYYSMFGFQRIGDLAWAAADMRARGFMLGGTSGRTTLAGEGLQHQDGNSHIQALPIPNLMCYDPAFAYELAVIIQDGLKRMYENQEDIFYYITVLNENYVHPAMPEGARDGILRGMYLFRAAENPGAKARVQLFGSGAILNEAIAAADLLRSYDVEADIWSVTSYKELRREALEVERHNRFHPGEKDREAWITRCLKDQPGPVIAASDYISALPDLVARWVPGGMVSLGTDGFGRSEGRAALRDFFEVDRRWIAFAAISELFRQKKVRVSVVNKLVKDLELDLERPAPVTR